Sequence from the Peromyscus maniculatus bairdii isolate BWxNUB_F1_BW_parent chromosome 11, HU_Pman_BW_mat_3.1, whole genome shotgun sequence genome:
aaacaaagtaaaacaaaaacaaaaacaaactattaTCATCCCTTGGGGAGGAGTGAGTTCCCTCAAATGATCTCCATCATTTCCTCAGGTATGAATGCAAGTGAGACCtaagtgaggcaggagaatctgctAGTTGttacaagagaaaacagaagcGATCCTAGATGGGAAACTGTACTTGTATCATGAGAGGACTAATCAGAGTTGGAGAAGTAATGGTCCATTGAGGAACTCTGGATGGTGAAAAATGACATCAAAGTTCATATGGGATTTCCCATTTCACAGTGGACCTGTCCACTTGGATTTATTGAAAGAAAAGTCTgagaagaaactgaaacacacaAGCTAGAGAAGTGATGAGGTATCCTGTAGCCCCCAGGTTGCTAAGATATCTCCTTCTTAGATTCTGGGACATGCTTTCATTTAACTATGGGCATTTGGATCATTGGAATTCACTTGTTATATTTTGCAGTCAAAAAtctttctgctcctcttccttgAAGGTCACTGagcctttgaagaaaaggtaTGATATGTATGTCCCATTTAATGCTGGGCactccatggtctcttattttctGCACATTGACTGACAGCCTAAATGCCAATCAATtgatgaatgggtaatgaaaatgtggcaaaaacaatgaaatatcattcagctgttaagaaaataaaattataagagccagcaatattttttattatggtAGTTattagaaaaacaagacaaatagtAAGTATAAAATATAACTGACATATTGACTAATAGGTTAAAGAATAGAGAAaacttagccgggcagtggtggtacacacctttaatcccagcactcatgaggcagaggcaggcagatctctgtgagttcgaggccagcctgggctacaaagtgagttccagaaaggcaccaaagctatacagagaaaccctgtttcaaaaaacaaaacaaaaaaagccagagagagagacagagaaagagagagacagagagagagagagaagagaaaacttAAGTTAATGAGAGAAAATGTCTGAAAACTcatagaagccagaggaagagcaAAATATTACATGAAGGAATAAGAAGTGTCTGGACAAAATAGTCCATGCTGGTACTCCCCAGCAGGAGGTTGAAGGAGGAGGATAGTttattcaaagccaccctgaactacatggaATATTCAAGGAcaacttgggttgcatgggataGTGATGTTTCAGAAAATGCATACCAAATATGTTTTTGTAGGAATTCCACAAACCAAGaagtaagaagaaaataattaaaaattaacaaaaatattcctAAAATTTAAGAATATTCTGATCCTCAGATATATTCTGGTCCTAAGATTGTTTCATGCTGTATAAAACTATTAGAAATAAAATTCATTACAGCTGTAGACAGTTTTGAATCTTAGGAGAAATATAAGAAGTTATCCAGTAAAGTTAGTTTTCCCATGCAGTAGAGCCGAACAAATTCTAGGAAACAGAAAGCATATCTTCTTCCAGACCCTGACACTTCCAAAGAGAGGATAACACAATAAAAGCAGTTATTCTCAGTCAAAAACAATGAGAACTTGGGATTTTCACTGGCGCGTGGGCTGAGGACACCAGGGAATAGCATACTGATGTGGAGAAAAGCTCAGCTATGAGAGAGGCAGATGTTTCCACACATTTGTACCATGAGAAAAACCATGCCTCTTtccccacattttctttaatattgaaACAAAATACCTAATAACACATTCATAATGAAATAGTCTGAGCAAAATATCCAATGATACATTAATAATGAAATGGTCTTATTTTCTTCTATGTagctggctgatcttccagaggacctaaattcaaaCCTGAGCacctacatggaagctcacaactatctgtaattcctgtCCCAGTGAATCCAGTAAGTACCCTTCTCTGACTTGCATGGGCACAAGGCAcactcacatggtacacaaacagacacacaggccACCAGAAATTCTTTCCTAAATCATGTTTATGTTTACtcctaaattttaattaattataatttcgtttcttctctttgttccttAATTTTGAAAGTAGTCCTGAAAGACAAATATgctctattgttttctttctattgctatCTACTTATGCCAATATTATATATGAAATGAATCTTCCTCCTGTATGATAAATTGCTACTATTTCCTTATAAAATAAtcctattttctccttttcagcTCAGGACCATTCACCTGATCCTCTAATTCTTCTCCACCTTCCAGTTATTTTTACATGTTACTCATCCCACAACACATGAATAAACTTTACTGAATTTGCTTCTGAATGGCAAATTAGTCATTATATTAGAACAAATAATGTTTTATGATAATTATTCTTCGATGCAGAAAAAGCAATTCAATTTTGATGATAATTCAATGCAGCCATAATTTGTTGGTGCTGTTTCCTCTTTAAGAATGGGGGGTGGATGTagaagtaaacaaaataagtaGGAAGACACTATACAAGAGGAGAAATGGAGACTAACCATTGATGCATTTTGTggtgaaaaataagaaatatgaagAGTTAAGCAGATCCATTGGACAAACTTGACAGACTTTGTGCAGCCTTTGAGAAGACAAAATGtaatagttttcattttcctctttgaaTTCTCATGATTTTCTACTTGGTAAATTTTTAAGGGGAAATCACTCTGTATTCTACTCATTTATTGATGACACTGTGAGAAAATCACCTTCAATACTGCCCCACTTactctttctaaaaaaataacaatgacaaCTTCCTTACATGGCATTTTTTTTGGCACAGCAGTTCCTACTACTGAATATAAATGTAGAATGACTTTTTCAATTATAGCAGTGGTAAGAAGGGGGGTGAAATGTTGAGCAGAATCTGTAAGAATCCCACTGGGCACTGACTGTCCCTGACCTGAGGATCTACGGAACAGAAGGCACAGAGGATGATCTTCTGTCAATTGACCCCAGGAGGGAAGTGTTTTCTTTCCATTATTGAGAGAATAGAACCTCAGTGGGGCTCACATTCCCTCCAGGATGTTTCCAAGGATGGTTATAAGAACTCTTTAGAGATGTTGGAAGAAGAGATACAGCGATActcagggagagaagaaaaagcccGACTTTATTTGACAGAGGTGAGTTTGGGGTTCCTGAGGTCAGGGGAgagtattcatttcttttacttgAAATGAGGCACTCGGTAACTGGATGCTGAGGGTTCAAGTAGGGAGAACTTTTAGAGGTGTGGAATTTGAAATTATGAGAAATTTCATCTTTGGAGCCGTAGGCTCTGTAGAATTACATGAGAAATAGCAGTCAGTTATGCGTCCTGTTCTCAGCTTCATGAATGTAAATGATGACACTTTCCCTTCCCACTTATTCACTTTACAGATCACTTCTGTTTTAATCGTGCTTTTAACTCCAATTCAAATGTTTCCATTAGAAAAGAAGTTAGTTCCAAGTGCCTAGAATCTATCCCAGGTAAACTGTGCCCTAATATAATCTACTGAcactaaaaaaaatatatcatgaaCTGCAGTGACAGTATCAGAACTGTGATAGAGACTACCTGGAAAATGCATGTGTAAAAATAAACTaaggagtgtgtgtttgtgtgtgtgtgtgtgtgtgtgtgtgtgtgtgtgtgtgtgtgtgtgtgtgtaaatatacagAGGAGATGACAGTAGCAATATTCAGTAGCCTTCTCATGAGAGACAAGAGTTGAATTGAAACTAGAGGATAGATCGGAGTTGGCTGGGTAAATAAGTGTGAGCAAAGGGGCATCCTAGGAAGAAAGCTAAAAGTCACCAAAGCTCTAGAATATATCGTGGTGAAATTTGAAACTGCCACAGTGAAATATGAGAAAGTAAAGATGGAGAATATTATAGAGAACTGTCAAAAGCTTGAGATTTGGGATAATGGAAAACAATGGGAGAGTATTTTCTTCAACAGAAAATGTGTATTGATGAGATTTTAAGGATCAAGACTCGAGTGTTCCTGCAGACATACAGAATGAGTAATGAGCATGACTTTCAACACATGAAAGTACAAAACAATGATCTAAATAACAAATCATCTGGAAAACTTCCCTATAGGAAGATAGAACACACAGGGAGGATGGTTTAGTGAAAATCAATAACAAAATCCTTCCAAGAGTAGCAAGCTGCTATGCCTGATTCAAAAGTATAATCCTAAGGACTGAGGTTTCTATTGCTTTTACTATTATTATGGCTGGTATACATAAGGCAGAATGGTTTCTGAATAGCAAAAAGGAACAAAACTACCTGACAAATGATTGAAGAGGGAATACATTCTAAAGATGACTTAGCTAACATAATTCTCCCAGGTAGCTGGTctataaaggaaataaatatcaTACATATCAATAATGGGTTCTTTCATAAATTAACTCATTTGACTAACACTTCTCAACAAAAGTAGTTTTCATGCCCAGTAGAACATATAAAACTCAGAGAAATTATGTAAGCTGCCCATTCTCCAGTTAAGAGTAAACAGAATGAAAATTCATTCAGGCTCCATATGTTTGACATGAATCCACTCTACTAACCATTATAATATGCTTACCCCAAAGCAAAATTAGAGATATAGGCaagttattgtttgttttgaatctTAGAAATATCAAATTGCAAATGCCATCTAAAGAAAGTAACatttacaaattatgtatatgaattatatataatatgtgtgtgtgtgtacatgtttgcatgtgtgtgcaccaatTGGGCACATGCACAGGTGGAAGATAAAGGTCAATGTTAGGTGTCTTCTTCCAACCTTCTTTTTTTAGATAAGTACTCCCACTGAACCAGAAGCTTAGGGATTTGGCTAGCTGGCTGGCTAGTAAGCTTCTGGGATCCTCCTGTGTTGACCTCCCAGCACTGGTAATATAAACATAGATATCCACAGCCAGCATTTTCACATGGATGCGGtggacctgaattcaggtcctcatgcttatgtgacAAACATAAGCCATCTCTCTCCCAGCCTCAATATTTACATTTGtactgctctgacttccttccacATCAGTTGAGTATGGCCTTTCTCTTATTCACAGGTCACTCAGATGGGGATATGGAGAGTAGAAACCTATCAGCAGTGACTGTATTTGTCTTCACTGCTTTCCCGCAGCTCCAGGATGGTGGCCTCCTGTACTTTTTCCCTTTACTTTTCATCTACATCTTTATTGTGGCAGGAAACCTGATAATCTTCTTTGCTGTCAGACTGGACACCCGTCTTCACAATCCCATGTATAATTTCATAAGTATCTTCTCGTTTCTTGAGATGTGGTATACAACAGCTACCATCCCTAAGATGCTCTCCAATCTGATCAGTGAGCAAAAGACCATTTCCTTCATTGGCTGCCTCCTGCAGATGTACTTCTTCCATTCCCTTGGAAACACTGAAGGGACCCTTCTGACTGTCATGGCTATTGACAGGTATGTTGCTATCTGCAAGCCACTCCGCTACCCTAACATCATGACACCCCGGCTATGTGCTCAGCTCACTGCTGGTTCTTGTATATTTGGCTTCCTCATCCTTCTACCTGAGATTGTATGGATTTCTACTCTACCTTTTTGTGGTCCCAATCAAATCCACCAGATATTCTGTGATTTCACCCCTTTGTTGAAGTTAGCCTGTACAGATGCCTCGGTGATCCTGGTTCAAGATGTGATTCATGCCCTTGCTATTTTGGTAACAAGTCtgattatttctctttcctacatAAGAATTGTTGTTGTTATCCTGGGCATCTCTTCCACAGAGGGTCGTAAAAAGGCCTTTTCCACCTGTGCTGCGCACATCGCTGTCTTCCTGTTGTTTTTTGGCAGTGTGGCCCTTATGTATCTTCGATTTTCTGCCACTTATACACCATTCTGGGACAACACCATTGCTCTTACATTTTCTGTATTTGCTCCCTTTTTCAATCCTATCATATACAGCCTGAGAAATAAGGACATGAAAGATGCAATTAGCAAACTCTTTTGCTCTCAAAAGGTGTTCAATGAATCAAGTAGGTAATTTAAGCTTATTCCTTTTTAACctaaataaaatcatttccaaaaaaaagaaagaaagaaaagaaataaagatccCAAAGAATGACtgtaatttaaaagattttatcaAACACTTTCAATGAGCTAATGGATGGACACATAAATTGTATCTTCtgagaattcacagagattatttctctttcttacataacaatttttatcttaatttccCCAACCactgaaaagtgtgtgtgtgtgtgtgtgtgtgtgtgtgtgtgtgtgttcattttgttctttaaCTCCAGAATGGTTAGGTTATGGTTAGCTATGAAGAACATTCATAGGCATTACCTTTCTGACTCAACCTCTTGGCCATTGTTATCTACATCATTATCTTCACAATAACCTTAGAGTCATTATAGACTCATGCTGCACCAGAATGCATAGTAACTCTCTCTGTTGTTGAGTGATTAGTCCAAAACCCTTTAACAAGTCTCAGAGAAAGAAACTTCCTTGCGTCCAAACTATAGgcattttccttttgtctttgtctCCTTTCCATTAGTGTTCTAACTGTTTAAGACTCATGTATCTCTGTAATGTGATTATAACATTTCATCAGCCCAACATCAGAGGTAATATTTGGTATTGTGTCAGTCActataaaaagaaactgaatttttatAGAAAGTAAAATGAGTAAACTGAGATtgaataaatacatgtatttcaTTTATCACTCTAAAATATTTTGCATCTTTTCCCTTGAAAGTGGCAAAATACATAATtttgtaatatatttaatattacacATATATGACTTGATAGCTCATTTTTGTAAAACCTGGAATTTTATGCTAGGGTTTGTGTATTTGTACAGTGTTTATTATAGCTTAATTATGAGATATTATACTAATATGTTATAAATTTACTTGAACTTGAAATGTTATAGGTTTCTCCATCTTATAAATCCAGTAATAGTTATATTCTTGGACAAAATTCCTTTCCTAAAATGTTGCTTCAAGATAAATTTCAAGAAGTCGGTATATTACAGAAAAATGTGTGAAAATATTTACCATTATTGATAAAACATTGGCTACAAACAGTTGTATAACTGACACATGAATGTAAGACTGTCAGTATGGCTTGTAGAATGATATTTGATCTATAGTCTAAACCTGATCTCTATGTTTTGTGGAGTCTATTGATCATTGATGAGCTGAAGTTGTAATGTAACTAAAAGAGGATTCTGATTATGTTGAATCAAAGGTTTCAGTTCTACACATTCCTATAAGAATTATAAATTCATAACCGTGCAATGAATGGGCTTTCAGTGGGCTGTAAGTACCTTCCTGTCTCATAATTCTACATTGATATTTCTCCTACTTTGCTATTGAGGAGTTAATGCATAACCCTGTGATTCTACATATTGTTTCTTAGTTGGTCTTGCCCAGGGTAGTTGCTTTTCTCTCGGCCTTATATCTAGCCTGAGttattcttcctctttccttagtTTCCTCTctactttttcttcctcctcctactgTTTCTATTGTGGGGCCCTCTAGATATTATCATGTGTAAGGAAACTCTCACCAAGGAACAAAAGTGGCTTCAGTTCTAAGAGTGGACAGCTGGATCTTCTATCAAGTCTTTAAAGTTGAAAAGAAATGGCCTTCGGGATATTGAGAAGAAGCCAACCCAGATAAACCAAAGTGGATTCCCTACTGAAAAGCGtgggtggggagaaggagaattGAAAAGAACAGAGCAAACAATCAAGAGGTGGAGAATGGGAAATCACAGGTGGTGCAGAACAGCAGCTCTGTGTGGATAGATGAGACCACTGTAAAAGTGGAATCTGaagcaggtcagaggaggggtcTGGTAGAGGGTGATAATGAAGACTGAGGAGATAACCACTTGGAGTTTATcaaagatgatgaaaatgtgtctgaggaagaagagaatgacAAAGACAATGCCGATCATGGGGAGACACTTAAGTACATATTGGGCTTTAGAAGTCTCATCTCATTATTTCTTTACCTAGACATTTGTCTAATATGAGAACATTACTAGAGCTTCCTTGTTATCTTCTGCACATtcttaatatttctctttttatctttcctGTGTTTAATCATTCATATGACCCCAGACCTGGctcctctttcatttttattctattatatgtttattaatacttataattgtatttataaccaatatttattaacatattaatttttattctgtctatttttgttaatttttattctgcaatttttggttttagtttagaCAcctctttggttttcattttgatgCATTTTTATGATAATAATGTAGCATACTTATTGATTTAAAATCAGCCATAGTTGCTTCCCTGCATGCAAAGGAAATCTCATTTAGTTGTAGCAGCTTAGAGCAACTTTTAGTTAGAGCAATGTGTGCTATCTCCCATGAATAAGTACCCTGTGGGACTTTTCAACACAAATGCAGCAATGTACTTGTGTGAATGGGACTTAGTCTGTGAAACATGCCCTTTAGAAAAATAGTGTAATaatcattatattttttattataaaggatACTGTTGATATCTTCATTAGTCACCTGATTCTTTGAgccttttttctcaaaataaaaaaaaaatcccttattaAAGCAGTAatctggaagcagaaaggtgtctATATATTTCATTAATCTTATAATATTTGAAAACCTAAAAGAATGGTGTATGCGTGGTGTGTTACAACTTATAAATGCTAAATATTTCAATTGATGAATTTTTCAATAAGTTTAAAATGCAAGTAATAAATTTCctagatgtggtgatatactgtgtaccctaataaagcttgcctgaggatcagaggacagaactagccactagattagacatagaggtcaggcagtagtggcacacacctttaatcctagcactccagaggcagagataagtctggatctctgggagttcaaggcaaCCCTGGACTACAAGAGATTGACtaagtctaggagagaaacagagccagatagtagtggcacacacctttaatcccagcacttgagagctcacgtctttgcttgggaagcacacatgccttgaatcccaggaagtaatatggcagggcacagaaaggtatataaggcatgaagagacaggaactacaGGCTCTTTTTGTCTGGGCCTTTCAGAGGCTttcaggattggctgagaagttggcaggGAGAAATTGgccgtggcttgctctgcttctctgatctttcagcttttaccccaatatctggctcatggttttctattaataagactgtttaagattTGAACAATACCTAGATATGTCATTATATATGAATGGGAGACCACCaatatttaagtatatatttaGTCATCATATAATACAATGTTattcatttttaacaaaatctttcTTGAAGTTAATAGACTGTTTGTTTTATAGAGTCTCAGAAAACCAGATGCAATACCCAAAATATTCTAgtgttaaatttaaattttactttgagaATAACGTTTTAAGATGGGGAGGGTTCCAGCAGATACTGTTGACTCACCTGCTTTATCAAACAATGGTAATGGAATCTGATGTTTTCAGTTTCATTATTTTTGCCCATTTTTCTTAAGGGGTCTTATCACTGAAATGTAATCAGGAATATCCTGGAGCTTTGGGGGTAACTATTTCTGTTTCCTAGTCACATTTTCTTTGAATGGGTAAACATTCAAGAAATGATTTAGagataaattttcttaaaataaacgTCTAAGGGAATCATCTGTTTCCTTAAGAGTCAAGTAAACTCAAATATAAAAGAGGCTAAATTATGGGCTTACAATTAGGAAGCAGTTTTAATACAATATTAACATTAATTTGAAGTAATCAATCTGAATAcatgaattttagaaaaaaatttctagCCCTCACTTCTTATATGATATactactcaaagaaaaaaaatgtcatttgtttCCCTAAAATTCACACATAGGTTTCCgtttttttccaaacaggaaTGAGGGTTTTTTGAAGAAGAGCTTCAAGGGGAGAACAAATTCAACTGATTGTGGGAAAGTTGAGGCTATGATTTAAATAGTCTTATAAAGTCATCATATGACACTATTAATTTGCCTGTCATttgtctctattgagaagtcccGACTTCAATGCACAAAggataaaaagcaaaagaagatcAACACTATTGTCCAAAATTTCAATAAGCAATAGTAGGTGGAATATTCAAATGGTCACTCGATTTTTCTAAACTAAGCTGACTGGCCTGGGAAAAAGCAGAAGTcagcccagcctcccctccctccattgttccacagatctcccctcctttcctgtaCCAACATCAGTCAAATCTGAGTCTTAGATCTTCTTCATTTTGGTTCATTAAAACATCAGCCCATTAGGAGAGGCACAGAAAAGagggcaaaaaataaataaaagaagagtaTGTTGATTCTCATGTCAGGAATTCCCAAGCCCATTTGAAGTGAGCTGGAGATCCCTGGACCTGAGATTCTGCTAATTATTAGCCTGAGCTGGTTTTCCTAATTGAAGACATAATAGGGATGATTGTTTTTCTACTAATCTTGAATCATTTATGTTCGATTCCCAAGAGAGTCAATCATTTTCCTcatatttaagaaacaaaaaaggggggagaaaggggagagaatcCATGAAGAGAACCAGATCTATTGTACCACTGACTGATGAAAGAAATTTGAGTTTAGATAGAGGACTCAGGGTGGAAGTTAGTTCTCCATTGGTAGTTAGGAATCTCACTCACATCAAGGGAGCCAAGATAGAGTCTTCCTTCATGTTTATTCTGACTTTGGACCTCAACAGCCACAAGGTCAGTGGATTAACTATTTGGAGGGGTGATGGGAGAAAtatatagggaaaaaaaaagaaccacccaCAATAGTAACGGACAATGCCACCAGGTCTGTAGATACTGTGAGTAGTTTTGGGGATGGCTTTTGGGATGGGATGAGAGAGTACTCTAGGCTGAGCCAGTACAACATATAAAGGTTTGAATGAGTAGATTTCTCTACACAAAGGACTACtttaaatttaacatagacaGGCACTGAGATTGATTTCTGAAATGTTTCAGGAATGTTTCCACAATTTTATGTGTTTTCCAGTTAGGTTTTGGGAAGTTAATATCACTGACAATTGTACTAGAATCATCACGACTGAAATTTGGAAAAGGATAGCAGAATTCAATAGGGTTCAGGTTTTCCTCATGCTTTCTGTGGCTTAATAGCATGAATTCAGAGATTACAGAGAAGTCTGGGTCTACTTAGAAGTTACTTTCTTGAGCAAATGTGTGATTCACATTTTAAAACCATGTTCTGAGAGCCACAGTTAGAAGATGTGCTGGTTGTAGTTGAGAACATCAagacttatatttttaaaaaaatcaaaaaaacttgaaaaatattttaaataatgaccatgtataagtatgtatatacatatgctatctatgtatatacatacatattatatgtatatatataaacacagataACAGAATAGGCCACATTCTCttactgtatacatacacatatatcacaAGTAATATAGAAGTGTAAAAGCTATAAGACATACTTGGTTAGAAAATGAAGCAGATACTGAAAGGAAATAAGAACACGATATTTCTGGAAAATGTGACTCCTCTTCCAGATGTTtagaaactagaaaatataagTTCTCTTAACTAAATGTGTAAGTAGTAAGTTCCTATAGCAATGGGAGATAAAGCaacttttatttatacagaaaatAAGAACTAATTTCAGTACAGAGTTAAAGGAAAATGATACAGTTGTATTCAAACAAGAGAAGTTTGATGGGACTGAATCACATAATCAAGAGTTCATAGATAGTGAAAATAAGAGAGATTTTTAGTAcgataaaaaaaattgaacataaCTTGACAATTGATGTGACTTGGAAGCTAGTGGAAAGATAGTCATAAAATAAGTATGGCTGGCATATATaggaacaaaaacaagaaagttaTCGAGGAACCTTGTTGAATGCTGATGTTAAGGTCATGCACCAGCTCGTAAGggtgtatctttaaaaaataaatttgacttTCCACTAGTCTGAGAATTAGAAGCTAAACTCAAGGTTTTGACACAGTTGTTTTCTTCAGAGGCCTGTCTGCTTGGTTGAAAAATGCCCATCTTTCCCGGAGTCttccttagatttttttcttacagaaacACCAGTCAGTAGGATCAATCCTAGTTGCCTTATTCCAACTCACTTACTCCCTTAGATGCTGTATGTGAAAATGCAGACACCTCTGCAGTCCTAAGGGTTAGAAACTCAACACATGGTTTTCAAGAGGGATGGTCTCATAACACAATAGGCAGCGTTAAAAACTGGGTGAACGTTCAGCTTCTGAGAGGGGCGTCAACGCGGGACCCAGAGAGTGATTCAGAACACAGATGTATAAAGTACTGTTCATTAGAAAGAACAAAGAATTAGAATGGAAATTGGGAAtctcaaataaatgaaatgttgaAATAAAATGACTCTGCTGTGTGGAATGCAACAGAAATgagaagaatgaaataagaaCAGAATATTGTTATCCATATCCTTGggaaatgaaaatggaatatCTAGGAGGCCGACCTGAGTAGGGCAGTCTCAACAGGCAGACGACTGCTGGGCACTGTGCATCTGGCCTTCATGGGTAGTGAATATGGGAAGGTGAAggtaaataatttatttgaaaagattGGGACAATTAGACAGCATTACCCAAGGCATTAGGAAACAAcctttatataaagaaaaaacaatctaAATAGAGATGCATTGTCCTCCCAGTGAACATATTTGATACTAAAATTTGATAGAAAATTAAATCAGTAAAGAAAGTGGAACAAATCATTGTGAGAGGAGAGTAAGTTACCAGAACGATGCCCTGTACTACGTTGTATTCTAATTAGAGTCCATCAGActctacatctctcccttccCACTGCGACCCACAAAATTATAAGGGCAAGCCTACCCATGCAGCGTAATGTATTCAGTTTTCACAAACTGTGTCATTTTGTCAGACTCCTGGTACAAAACACTGTCAAGTCTCTCTTAAATAAGATGAAAAGgtgatgggaggaagaagagcagtacatcctttaaagaagaaacagtAGC
This genomic interval carries:
- the LOC102905540 gene encoding olfactory receptor 6K3-like, which encodes MESRNLSAVTVFVFTAFPQLQDGGLLYFFPLLFIYIFIVAGNLIIFFAVRLDTRLHNPMYNFISIFSFLEMWYTTATIPKMLSNLISEQKTISFIGCLLQMYFFHSLGNTEGTLLTVMAIDRYVAICKPLRYPNIMTPRLCAQLTAGSCIFGFLILLPEIVWISTLPFCGPNQIHQIFCDFTPLLKLACTDASVILVQDVIHALAILVTSLIISLSYIRIVVVILGISSTEGRKKAFSTCAAHIAVFLLFFGSVALMYLRFSATYTPFWDNTIALTFSVFAPFFNPIIYSLRNKDMKDAISKLFCSQKVFNESSR